Proteins co-encoded in one Deltaproteobacteria bacterium genomic window:
- a CDS encoding F0F1 ATP synthase subunit epsilon: protein MAETFLLEIVTPYRLVLSEEVEELTAPGAAGEFGVLPGHTNLLTILRPGEVVYSRGGGKTFLAVGAGYAEVTAGKTTLLVDDAERADEIDIGRARQALVEAEKKLEAVGTDDARALAEATEAVEHWRARVSVAEKRGA from the coding sequence ATGGCCGAGACTTTTTTGCTTGAGATAGTGACGCCCTACAGGCTGGTCCTGTCCGAGGAGGTGGAGGAGCTCACCGCGCCGGGGGCGGCCGGCGAGTTCGGGGTCCTTCCGGGCCACACGAACCTTCTTACCATTCTCAGGCCCGGGGAGGTCGTCTATTCCAGGGGCGGCGGCAAGACGTTTCTGGCCGTCGGCGCCGGTTACGCCGAGGTGACGGCCGGCAAGACCACGCTCCTGGTGGACGACGCCGAGAGGGCCGACGAGATAGACATCGGCCGGGCGCGCCAGGCCCTGGTCGAGGCCGAGAAGAAGCTCGAGGCGGTGGGCACCGACGATGCCAGGGCCCTGGCCGAGGCCACCGAGGCCGTCGAGCA